The following proteins are encoded in a genomic region of Primulina eburnea isolate SZY01 unplaced genomic scaffold, ASM2296580v1 ctg186, whole genome shotgun sequence:
- the LOC140820829 gene encoding serine/threonine-protein kinase STY46-like: MVMEDNESCGSRAVESSPSETRQQRKKVEVYNEVLRRLKEADHPETRESAFEDQLWGHFNRLPARYAMDVNVERAEDVITHKRLLHLARDPAEQPAFEVRLVQVAPVTEGNIGDSVHSQSPKRGSIHPPPAFGSSPNLEALALESSKSENPDGDSAVNGEVKFLRPMHEITFSTEDKPKLLSQLTAFLAEIGLNIQEAHAFSTVDGYSLDVFVVDGWPLEEVEQLRTAVEKQVLKFEKNSWLIPQSSPPLGERQKMEIKSESDHLEIPTDGTDVWEIDPQFLKFESKVASGSYGDLYKGSYCSQEVAIKILKTERLNAELQKEFAQEVYIMRKVRHKNVVQFIGACTKPPNLCIVTEFMSGGSVYDYLHKQRGTFKLPSLLKVAIDVSKGMNYLHQNNIIHRDLKAANLLMDENEVVKVADFGVARVKAETGVMTAETGTYRWMAPEVIEHKPYDHKADVFSFGVVLWELLTGKLPYEYLTPLQAAVGVVQKGLRPTIPKQTNPKLAELLEGCWQQDPTLRPDFSVVTEILQKISKEVGDDGEGRKEKSGGFFSALRRGHHH, translated from the exons ATGGTGATGGAAGATAACGAGAGCTGTGGAAGTAGGGCGGTGGAATCGTCGCCGTCGGAGACCCGACAGCAGCGGAAGAAGGTGGAGGTTTACAATGAGGTTTTGAGGAGACTCAAGGAAGCCGACCACCCGGAGACGCGGGAGTCGGCTTTCGAAGATCAGCTGTGGGGGCACTTTAATCGCCTTCCGGCGAG GTATGCGATGGATGTGAACGTGGAAAGGGCGGAGGATGTAATTACTCACAAGCGATTACTGCATCTTGCACGTGATCCTGCTGAACAGCCTGCATTTGAAGTTCGCCTTGTGCAGGTCGCACCAGTCACTGAAGGGAATATAGGAGATTCAGTCCATTCACAGTCACCAAAAAGGGGGAG TATCCATCCCCCACCTGCTTTTGGTTCTTCACCAAATCTTGAGGCTCTTGCACTGGAAAGTAGCAAATCAGAAAATCCAGATGGAGACAGTGCTGTAAATGGTGAAGTCAAGTTTCTAAG GCCCATGCATGAGATTACTTTCTCAACAGAAGATAAACCAAAGCTTCTGAGTCAG CTGACAGCTTTTTTAGCTGAAATTGGGCTTAACATCCAGGAAGCACATGCCTTCTCCACAGTGGATGGATATTCACTAGATGTCTTTGTTGTTGATGGCTGGCCGCTTGAG GAGGTTGAACAACTCCGAACTGCCGTGGAAAAACAAGTTTTAAAGTTTGAG AAAAATTCATGGCTCATTCCACAGTCTTCACCTCCTCTTGGTGAGCGTCAGAAAATGGAGATCAAAAGTGAATCTGATCATTTGGAAATACCCACCGATGGCACTGATGTCTGGGAGATTGATCCCcagtttttgaaatttgaatccaAAGTAGCATCAGGCTCATATGGTGATCT ATACAAAGGTTCTTATTGCAGTCAGGAAGTAGCAATCAAAATTCTCAAGACAGAGCGATTGAATGCAGAATTGCAGAAGGAGTTTGCACAAGAAGTATATATAATGAG AAAAGTTCGGCACAAAAATGTTGTTCAGTTCATAGGGGCATGCACTAAACCTCCAAACTTGTGCATTGTGACAG AATTCATGTCAGGAGGGAGCGTTTATGATTATTTACACAAGCAAAGGGGTACTTTTAAGCTTCCATCTTTACTTAAAGTAGCGATCGACGTATCAAAGGGGATGAACTATTTGCATCAGAACAATATCATTCATAGAGACCTGAAGGCTGCAAATCTGTTGATGGATGAAAATGAA GTCGTCAAGGTTGCTGACTTCGGGGTGGCCAGAGTGAAAGCTGAAACTGGTGTTATGACTGCTGAAACAGGGACATATCGGTGGATGGCTCCTGAG GTCATAGAACACAAACCTTACGACCATAAGGCCGATGTATTTAGCTTTGGCGTAGTTCTGTGGGAATTACTCACAGGAAAG CTTCCATACGAATACTTAACACCTCTACAAGCAGCAGTTGGAGTGGTCCAAAAGGGCCTGCGGCCAACTATTCCGAAGCAGACTAATCCAAAGCTTGCCGAGCTGCTTGAGGGATGCTGGCAGCAAGATCCAACTTTGAGACCCGACTTTTCTGTTGTAACAGAAATCTTACAGAAGATATCTAAAGAG GTGGGGGACGATGGAGAAGGCCGAAAGGAGAAATCTGGAGGATTCTTTTCTGCTCTTCGGCGAGGACATCACCATTGA